The Tenrec ecaudatus isolate mTenEca1 chromosome 14, mTenEca1.hap1, whole genome shotgun sequence genome contains a region encoding:
- the SHF gene encoding SH2 domain-containing adapter protein F isoform X3, with amino-acid sequence MLLSGAPPAGSGSGPRAAAGAGGGPGGSRRSAGGAGAGPGGGGSGGVAKWLREHLGFRGGSSGGGGGKPAPPEPDYRPPAPSPAAPPAPPPDILAAYRLQRERDFEDPYSGGPSGSAALTTPATPGPTPPPRHGSPPHRLIRVETPGPPAPPPDERTSGPPNCSDRLAILEDYADPFDVQEAGEGPAGPSGAPEKIPENDGYMEPYEAQKMMAEIRGSKETAAQPLPLYDTPYEPEEEGATPEGEGPPWPWESRLPEDDERPPEEYDQPWEWKKERISKAFADGTTGPSAAPMPRTCSGCAKRPATWCETARPARMTSLSLSRAARASCT; translated from the exons ATGCTGCTGAGCGGAGCTCCTCCGGCGGGCTCCGGCTCCGGGCCGCGGGCGGCGGCGGGCGCGGGGGGCGGCCCGGGGGGGTCGCGCCGGAGTGCCGGGGGCGCCGGAGCCGGCCCCGGCGGGGGCGGCAGCGGCGGAGTGGCCAAGTGGCTGCGGGAACACCTCGGGTTCCGCGGGGGGAGCAGTGGCGGAGGGGGGGGCAAGCCGGCGCCCCCCGAGCCCGACTACCGCCCCCCGGCGCCGTCCCCAGCCGCGCCCCCAGCGCCGCCCCCGGACATCCTGGCAGCCTACCGGCTGCAGCGGGAGCGCGACTTTGAGGACCCCTACTCCGGGGGCCCGTCGGGCTCCGCCGCCCTCACCACTCCCGCCACTCCCGGCCCCACGCCACCCCCGCGCCACGGCTCGCCCCCCCACCGCCTCATTCGGGTCGAGACTCCGGGGCCCCCAGCGCCGCCTCCGGACGAGCGCACCTCCGGACCCCCCAATTGCAGCGACAGG CTGGCAATCCTAGAAGACTACGCAGACCCGTTTGACGTGCAGGAGGCGGGTGAAGGCCCAGCAGGGCCCTCCGGAGCACCAGAGAAGATTCCCGAAAATGACGGCTACATGGAACCCTACGAAGCCCAGAAGATGATGGCTG AGATCCGGGGCTCCAAGGAGACGGCTGCTCAGCCCCTGCCTCTGTACGACACACCCTATGAGCCAGAGGAGGAGGGGGCCACCCCAGAGGGGGAGGGGCCCCCCTGGCCCTGGGAGTCCCGCCTGCCTGAGGATGATGAGAGGCCCCCTGAGGAGTACGACCAGCCGTGGGAGTGGAAGAAGGAACGGATTTCCAAAGCCTTTGCAG ATGGTACCACGGGGCCATCAGCCGCACCGATGCCGAGAACCTGCTCCGGTTGTGCAAAGAGGCCAGCTACCTGGTGCGAAACAGCGAGACCAGCAAGaatgacttctctctctctctcaa